CACCAGCCCCACCTGCTTCCGCGAGATCATGGACCAGACCGACATCAACGTCGCCGGCCTGTACATCGACGCGCTGGAGCGGCGCTGCCAGCACTGAGCGCTTGGCCGGGGCGGCGCGAGCCGCTACCATGCCGGTCTGTTGCAGCCGGCGCGGCCGGCAAGATCGTGGAGCGAAGATGGGAAAATTGCAGGAAAGCCCGTTCAAGGGCAAGACGGGGATCACCCGGCTGATCAACGCCTTCGGCTACTCGCTGGACGGCTTGAAGGCGGCGTTGCGGCATGAGGACGCCTTCCGCCAACTGAGCCTCCTGGCGCTGATTCTGATTCCCATGGCCTTCGTCGTCCACGCCACGCCGCTGGCGCGCGCGCTGCTGGTGGCCAGCAGCCTGGCCACGCTGATCATCGAATTGCTCAATTCCGCCATCGAGGCGGCGGTCGATCACACCTCGCTGGAACGCCACCCGCTGGCCAAGCGCGCCAAGGACATGGGCAGCGCCGCCCAGCTGCTGGGCTTGATCAATCTGGCCACGGTCTGGGGCATCGTGTTGTTCGGCTGAGGGAACCGACGGCGTCCGACAGGTTCAGACAAACAGGCCCCGGCTAAGCCGGGGCCTTTGTCATGTGCGGAACAGGAGAAGGCGATGTGGATATCCCCGCAGCAGGCCGGCGCGGAAGAGCTGGTGCAGAATCTGGTGTTGTGGCTGAAATTGGCGGTGGAGGCCGGCGGCGCGTTGGCGATCGCGGCAGGGGTCTTGCTGGTGGCGGCCCGAGCCGCCAGGCAGCGCCTGGCGGGCCGCGGCGGCGACTACAACCAGCTGCGGCTGACTTTCGCCCGCTTCCTGGCGCTGGCGCTGGAGTTGCAGCTGGCGGCCGACATTCTGTCCACGGCGGTGGCGCCCAGCTGGGACCAGATCGGCAAGCTCGGCGCCATCGCCGTGCTGCGCACCGCGCTCAACTATTTCCTGGCGCGCGAGATCCGCGAGACCGAAGCCGGGCGCGCGGCGGCCTGAGT
This genomic window from Chromobacterium phragmitis contains:
- a CDS encoding diacylglycerol kinase produces the protein MGKLQESPFKGKTGITRLINAFGYSLDGLKAALRHEDAFRQLSLLALILIPMAFVVHATPLARALLVASSLATLIIELLNSAIEAAVDHTSLERHPLAKRAKDMGSAAQLLGLINLATVWGIVLFG
- a CDS encoding DUF1622 domain-containing protein is translated as MWISPQQAGAEELVQNLVLWLKLAVEAGGALAIAAGVLLVAARAARQRLAGRGGDYNQLRLTFARFLALALELQLAADILSTAVAPSWDQIGKLGAIAVLRTALNYFLAREIRETEAGRAAA